One Cucurbita pepo subsp. pepo cultivar mu-cu-16 chromosome LG11, ASM280686v2, whole genome shotgun sequence DNA window includes the following coding sequences:
- the LOC111804976 gene encoding inositol oxygenase 4-like isoform X2: MNRWFIEPFRKFAAAGGRRCLVKDAHCDFTHGVSDEFKTPRAVPRTPNVSAFMAMLGLPPLRLNPLLPSSENSEGFQFSGEESSPPLNEGEVSQFQTHHRKKEKSQRSVDSTFLHFPSLSRHFPSTFRSAILNAQRQYATSAEVQKPSQESESELDGEFGNEEYAPNDAVFLAPKINSFGHSFRDYDAESARQKTVEELYRLNHINQTYDFVKRMREEYGKLDKTEMSIWECCELLNEVVDESDPDLDEPQIQHLLQSAEAIRKDYPNEDWLHLTALIHDLGKVLLLPIFGGLPQWAVVGDTYPLGCAFDKSIVHHKYFKDNIDQDNPAYNTKYGIYSHGCGLDNVVISWGHDDYMYMVAKENGTTLPSAGLFIIRYHSFYPMHQEGAYRHLMNKEDLENLKWLSVFNNYDLYSKSKVLVDVEKVKPYYQSLIRKYFPSKLKW, translated from the exons ATGAACAGGTGGTTCATTGAGCCTTTCAGGAAGTTTGCGGCGGCCGGCGGACGGCGGTGCTTGGTCAAGGACGCTCATTGCGACTTCACTCATGGCGTTTCCGATGAGTTTAAGACGCCCAGAGCCGTTCCGAGGACGCCCAATGTTTCTGCATTTATGGCCATGCTCGGCCTACCTCCCTTACGTCTCAACCCCCTCTTGCCTTCCTCAG AGAATTCGGAGGGATTCCAATTCTCCGGCGAGGAGTCGTCTCCGCCATTAAATGAAGGCGAAGTTTCTCAGTTCCAAACTCACCatagaaagaaggaaaaatctcAGCGATCTGTGGATTCGACTTTCCTTCATTTTCCGTCGCTTTCTCGGCATTTTCCTTCGACTTTCCGATCGGCGATCCTCAACGCGCAGCGGCAATACG CAACTTCTGCTGAGGTCCAGAAGCCTTCTCAGGAATCGGAATCGGAATTGGACGGTGAATTTGGAAATGAAGAATATGCGCCAAACGACGCCGTTTTCCTCGCCCCCAAAATCAACTCCTTTGGCCATTCATTCAG GGATTATGACGCCGAAAGCGCAAGGCAAAAGACCGTCGAAGAACTCTACCGCTTGAACCACATCAACCAAACATATGATTTT GTAAAGAGAATGAGAGAAGAGTACGGGAAGTTGGACAAAACAGAAATGAGCATATGGGAATGCTGTGAGCTGCTGAATGAAGTGGTGGATGAGAGCGATCCAGATTTGGATGAGCCTCAGATTCAGCACTTACTCCAATCTGCTGAAGCCATTCGAAAAGACTATCCCAACGAAGATTGGCTCCACTTGACTGCCCTTATCCACG ATCTTGGAAAGGTTCTCCTTCTTCCTATCTTTGGAGGGCTTCCTCAATGGGCTGTTGTTg GTGATACATATCCTCTTGGCTGTGCCTTTGATAAGTCAATTGTTCATCACAAG TACTTCAAAGACAATATAGACCAGGATAATCCAGCTTACAACACAAAATATGGAATCTATTCTCATGGATGTGGACTCGACAATGTAGTGATCTCTTGGGGGCACGACGATTATATGTACATG GTTGCTAAAGAAAATGGAACAACTCTACCTTCAGCCGGATTATTTATCATTAGATATCACTCATTTTATC cAATGCATCAGGAAGGAGCATATCGACACTTGATGAACAAGGAGGATCTTGAGAATTTGAAGTGGCTTTCAGTTttcaa CAATTACGACCTTTACAGCAAGAGCAAAGTTCTTGTTGACGTGGAAAAGGTCAAACCCTACTACCAATCCCTCATTCGAAAG TACTTCCCCTCCAAGCTTAAATGGTGA
- the LOC111805683 gene encoding 40S ribosomal protein S30, which translates to MGKVHGSLARAGKVRGQTPKVAKQDKKKKPRGRAHKRMQYNRRFVTAVVGFGKKRGPNSSEK; encoded by the exons ATGG GTAAGGTTCACGGATCTTTGGCTCGTGCCGGTAAGGTGAGAGGCCAGACTCCGAAGGTTGCCAAACaggacaagaagaagaagccacgAGGACGTGCTCACAAACGGATGCAATACAATCGTCGATTCGTCACTGCCG TCGTTGGCTTCGGCAAGAAGAGAGGACCTAACTCGTCAGAGAAGTAA
- the LOC111804885 gene encoding 60S ribosomal protein L31-like: protein MVEKTKGRKEEVVSREYTINLHKRLHGCTFKKKAPKAIKEIRKFAEKALNKHIWSRGIRSVPRRIRVRIARKRNDDEDAKEELYSLVTVAEIPAEGLKGLGTKVIEEDD, encoded by the exons ATGGTAGAGAAGACCAAAGGAAGAAAGGAGGAGGTAGTCTCCAGAGAGTACACTATTAACCTTCACAAGCGCCTTCATGGCTG CACCTTTAAGAAGAAGGCTCCTAAGGCCATCAAGGAGATCAGGAAGTTTGCTGAGAAGGCTCTGAACAAGCATATCTGGAGCAGGGGAATCAGGAGTGTGCCCAGAAGAATTAGAGTTCGCATTGCTCGCAAGAGAAACGATGATGAAGATGCCAAGGAAGAGTTGTACTCCCTCGTAACAGTTGCAGAAATCCCCGCAGAAGGACTGAAGGGACTCGGGACTAAGGTCATTGAGGAAGATGATTGA
- the LOC111805631 gene encoding zinc protease PQQL-like isoform X2: MDLLPAETSQIPKKHRFRSLKLVSVDLDAVLAEKPYGVEYGKLDNGLCYYVRCNSKPRMRAALALAVKAGSVLEEEDERGVAHIVEHLAFSATKKYTNHDIVKFLESIGAEFGACQNAATSADHTVYELFVPVDKPGLLSQAISILAEFSSEIRVSQDDLEMERGAVMEEYRGNRNATGRMQDAHWALIMEGSKYAERLPIGLEKVIKTVSAETVKRFYRKWYDLHNMAVIAVGDFPDTQSVVELIKDHFGHIQSACEPPHIPTFPIPSRDEPCFSCFVESEAAGSAVMISYKMAADEMKTVRDFRNLLVESMFLQALNQRFYKISRGKDPPFFLCSAAAEAVVLPLKAFIMSSSCKEKGTVKALESMLTEVARVRLHGFSEREISIVRALLMSEIESAYLERDQMQSTNLRDEYLQHFLRNEPVVGIEYEAQLQKTLLPHISASEVSKYSAKLTSLCSCVIKIIEPRASATVDGLKNVVMNINRLEKERSIPPLDEEHIPEEIVSTMPNPGNILQQQEYPNIGATEIFLSNGMRVCYKCTDFLDDQVIFTGFSYGALSELPEREYSSCSMGSTIAGEIGVFGYRPSVLKDILAGKRAEVGTKLGAYMRTFSGDCSPSDLETALQLVYQLFKTSVTPREEDVKIVMQMTEEFVRAQERDPCTAFANRVKELNYGKSYFFRPIRLSDLQKVDPQKACEYFNNCFRDPSNFTVVVVGNINPSIALPLIQQYLGGIPKPPEPIMNFNRDDLKGLPFTFPTRIVREVVYSPMVEAQCSVQLCFPVELTNGTMVEEIHFVGFLSKLLETRMMQVLRFKHGQIYSAEVSVFLGGNKPSRIGPVRGDISIKFSCDPGISSKLVDLALNEILRLQEEGPTDQDVSSILEIEQRAHENGLQENYYWLDRILCSYQSRIYSGDVGTTFEIQDEGRLNVRNSLTPLTAQLALQRILPFPCTKQYTAVILLPSSYRFKKLKSFFRLGLSSPATDAKILVGVAGLAVLTFGLWRYWRSNQK, encoded by the exons ATGGATTTGCTTCCTGCGGAGACTTCACAGATACCGAAGAAACATCGATTCAGGTCCCTCAAATTGGTGAGCGTCGATTTGGATGCCGTCCTGGCCGAGAAGCCGTATGGTGTCGAATATGGCAAGCTCGACAATGGATTGTGTTATTATGTTCGATGCAATTCGAAGCCGAGAATGAGAGCGGCTCTTGCGCTTGCTGTCAAGGCCGG GTCAGTTCTGGAAGAGGAGGATGAGCGTGGAGTTGCTCATATAGTTGAGCACCTTGCATTCAGTGCCACAAAGAAATATACAAATCATGATATTGTCAAGTTTCTTGAAAGTATAGGAGCAGAATTTGGAGCTTGTCAAAATGCTGCCACATCTGCTGATCACACAGTTTATGAGTTATTCGTGCCAGTTGATAAGCCAGGACTGTTATCTCAAGCCATATCAATACTCGCTGAGTTCAGTTCTGAG ATTCGAGTTTCTCAAGATGATTTGGAAATGGAAAGAGGAGCTGTTATGGAAGAATACAGGGGGAATCGCAATGCTACAGGAAGGATGCAGGACGCACATTGGGCTCTGATAATGGAAGGTTCAAAG TATGCCGAGCGATTACCAATTGGGTTGGAAAAGGTAATTAAAACTGTGTCTGCTGAGACTGTGAAGAGATTTTACAGGAAGTGGTATGATCTGCATAATATGGCTGTGATCGCAGTTGGAGACTTTCCTGATACTCAG AGCGTGGTCGAGCTGATAAAAGATCATTTCGGACATATACAATCTGCATGTGAACCTCCCCATATACCAACATTTCCAATTCCATCACGTGATGAGCCATGTTTTTCCTGTTTTGTTGAATCTGAAGCTGCTGGG TCGGCTGTGATGATTAGTTACAAAATGGCAGCAGATGAGATGAAGACTGTGAGAGACTTCAGAAATTTACTTGTAGAATCCATGTTCCTTCAGGCACTAAATCAAAGGTTTTACAAAATATCTCGTGGCAAGGATCCTCCATTCTTTTTATGCTCAGCTGCAGCAGAAGCTGTTGTTCTTCCACTGAAAGCTTTTATAATGAGCTCATCCTGCAAGGAAAAAGGAACTGTAAAGGCACTGGAATCTATGCTGACTGAG GTTGCAAGAGTACGACTTCATGGGTTTTCAGAACGTGAAATATCTATAGTTCGAGCCCTACTGATGTCAGAGATTGAATCGGCCTATTTGGAACGTGATCAGATGCAATCAACAAATTTGCGAGATGAATATTTGCAG CATTTTTTACGAAACGAACCTGTAGTTGGGATTGAATATGAGGCCCAGCTCCAAAAGACTCTTCTACCTC ATATATCAGCGTCAGAAGTATCTAAGTATTCAGCAAAGTTGACATCATTGTGCAGCTGCGTCATCAAGATAATAGAGCCACGTGCTTCTGCAACCGTTGAcggtttaaaaaatgttgtcATGAATATCAATCGTcttgagaaagaaagaagcattCCTCCTTTGGATGAAGAACATATCCCCGAGGAAATTGTCAGTACCATGCCAAATCCAGG GAACATTTTGCAGCAGCAAGAATATCCCAACATTGGAGCTACCGAAATATTTCTATCAAATGGCATGCGAGTTTGCTATAAGTGTACAGACTTTCTTGATGATCAG GTAATATTTACAGGGTTCTCTTATGGGGCCTTATCTGAACTCCCAGAGAGAGAGTATAGTTCTTGCTCGATGGGTTCAACCATTGCGGGAGAAATCGGAGTGTTTGGTTATCGACCTTCTGTACTAAAGGATATACTTGCTGGTAAGAGAGCTGAAGTTGGCACAAAGCTTGGAGCATACATGAGAACCTTTTCTGGTGATTGTTCGCCGTCGGATCTGGAAACTGCCCTGCAG CTTGTTTATCAATTATTCAAGACAAGTGTGACACCAAGAGAGGAGGATGTCAAAATTGTTATGCAAATGACAGAAGAATTTGTGCGTGCTCAGGAGAGGGATCCTTGTACTGCATTTGCGAACCGTGTGAAGGAGCTTAATTATGGAAAGTCCTATTTTTTTAGG CCAATTAGGTTAAGTGACCTTCAAAAAGTTGATCCACAAAAGGCCTGTGAATATTTCAACAACTGCTTCAGAGATCCATCCAACTTTACTGTTGTAGTTGTGGGGAATATTAATCCTTCTATAGCACTTCCTTTAATACAGCAGTATCTG GGTGGAATACCAAAGCCTCCTGAGCCTATTATGAACTTCAATCGTGATGACCTGAAAGGCTTGCCATTCACTTTTCCTACAAGAATAGTTCG AGAAGTGGTATATAGCCCGATGGTTGAAGCCCAGTGTTCAGTACAACTATGCTTTCCTGTGGAGCTCACAAATGGAACCATG GTTGAGGAAATTCATTTCGTAGGGTTTTTGAGCAAATTGCTTGAGACAAGAATGATGCAAGTTCTGCGTTTCAAGCATGGACAG ATCTATTCTGCTGAGGTTTCAGTATTTCTTGGAGGCAACAAACCTTCAAGAATTGGTCCTGTTCGTGGTGATATTAGCATAAAATTTTCTTGTGATCCGGGAATCTCATCGAAGCTG gttgATCTTGCTTTGAATGAAATACTACGTCTTCAAGAAGAAGGGCCTACAGATCAAGATGTTTCGTCAATCCTAGAGATTGAGCAGAGGGCTCATGAAAATGGACTGCAG GAGAATTATTACTGGCTGGACAGGATTCTATGCAGCTACCAGTCAAGGATATACTCTGGTGATGTTGGAACTACTTTTGAG ATCCAGGACGAGGGACGTTTGAATGTCAGAAATTCCTTGACACCATTGACAGCACAACTGGCACTACAGCGAATACTGCCATTTCCTTGCACAAAACAGTACACTGCAGTGATTCTATTACCAAGTTCATATCGCTTCAAGAAACTGAAATCATTCTTCCGACTTGGTCTATCATCTCCTGCCACAGACGCTAAG ATCTTAGTGGGCGTTGCGGGTCTAGCAGTTTTGACATTTGGCCTGTGGAGATATTGGAGAAGTAACCAAAAATGA
- the LOC111805631 gene encoding zinc protease PQQL-like isoform X1, whose product MDLLPAETSQIPKKHRFRSLKLVSVDLDAVLAEKPYGVEYGKLDNGLCYYVRCNSKPRMRAALALAVKAGSVLEEEDERGVAHIVEHLAFSATKKYTNHDIVKFLESIGAEFGACQNAATSADHTVYELFVPVDKPGLLSQAISILAEFSSEIRVSQDDLEMERGAVMEEYRGNRNATGRMQDAHWALIMEGSKYAERLPIGLEKVIKTVSAETVKRFYRKWYDLHNMAVIAVGDFPDTQSVVELIKDHFGHIQSACEPPHIPTFPIPSRDEPCFSCFVESEAAGSAVMISYKMAADEMKTVRDFRNLLVESMFLQALNQRFYKISRGKDPPFFLCSAAAEAVVLPLKAFIMSSSCKEKGTVKALESMLTEVARVRLHGFSEREISIVRALLMSEIESAYLERDQMQSTNLRDEYLQHFLRNEPVVGIEYEAQLQKTLLPHISASEVSKYSAKLTSLCSCVIKIIEPRASATVDGLKNVVMNINRLEKERSIPPLDEEHIPEEIVSTMPNPGNILQQQEYPNIGATEIFLSNGMRVCYKCTDFLDDQVIFTGFSYGALSELPEREYSSCSMGSTIAGEIGVFGYRPSVLKDILAGKRAEVGTKLGAYMRTFSGDCSPSDLETALQLVYQLFKTSVTPREEDVKIVMQMTEEFVRAQERDPCTAFANRVKELNYGKSYFFRPIRLSDLQKVDPQKACEYFNNCFRDPSNFTVVVVGNINPSIALPLIQQYLGGIPKPPEPIMNFNRDDLKGLPFTFPTRIVREVVYSPMVEAQCSVQLCFPVELTNGTMVEEIHFVGFLSKLLETRMMQVLRFKHGQIYSAEVSVFLGGNKPSRIGPVRGDISIKFSCDPGISSKLVDLALNEILRLQEEGPTDQDVSSILEIEQRAHENGLQENYYWLDRILCSYQSRIYSGDVGTTFEIQDEGRLNVRNSLTPLTAQLALQRILPFPCTKQYTAVILLPSSYRFKKLKSFFRLGLSSPATDAKILVGVAGLAVLTFSLWRYWRSNQK is encoded by the exons ATGGATTTGCTTCCTGCGGAGACTTCACAGATACCGAAGAAACATCGATTCAGGTCCCTCAAATTGGTGAGCGTCGATTTGGATGCCGTCCTGGCCGAGAAGCCGTATGGTGTCGAATATGGCAAGCTCGACAATGGATTGTGTTATTATGTTCGATGCAATTCGAAGCCGAGAATGAGAGCGGCTCTTGCGCTTGCTGTCAAGGCCGG GTCAGTTCTGGAAGAGGAGGATGAGCGTGGAGTTGCTCATATAGTTGAGCACCTTGCATTCAGTGCCACAAAGAAATATACAAATCATGATATTGTCAAGTTTCTTGAAAGTATAGGAGCAGAATTTGGAGCTTGTCAAAATGCTGCCACATCTGCTGATCACACAGTTTATGAGTTATTCGTGCCAGTTGATAAGCCAGGACTGTTATCTCAAGCCATATCAATACTCGCTGAGTTCAGTTCTGAG ATTCGAGTTTCTCAAGATGATTTGGAAATGGAAAGAGGAGCTGTTATGGAAGAATACAGGGGGAATCGCAATGCTACAGGAAGGATGCAGGACGCACATTGGGCTCTGATAATGGAAGGTTCAAAG TATGCCGAGCGATTACCAATTGGGTTGGAAAAGGTAATTAAAACTGTGTCTGCTGAGACTGTGAAGAGATTTTACAGGAAGTGGTATGATCTGCATAATATGGCTGTGATCGCAGTTGGAGACTTTCCTGATACTCAG AGCGTGGTCGAGCTGATAAAAGATCATTTCGGACATATACAATCTGCATGTGAACCTCCCCATATACCAACATTTCCAATTCCATCACGTGATGAGCCATGTTTTTCCTGTTTTGTTGAATCTGAAGCTGCTGGG TCGGCTGTGATGATTAGTTACAAAATGGCAGCAGATGAGATGAAGACTGTGAGAGACTTCAGAAATTTACTTGTAGAATCCATGTTCCTTCAGGCACTAAATCAAAGGTTTTACAAAATATCTCGTGGCAAGGATCCTCCATTCTTTTTATGCTCAGCTGCAGCAGAAGCTGTTGTTCTTCCACTGAAAGCTTTTATAATGAGCTCATCCTGCAAGGAAAAAGGAACTGTAAAGGCACTGGAATCTATGCTGACTGAG GTTGCAAGAGTACGACTTCATGGGTTTTCAGAACGTGAAATATCTATAGTTCGAGCCCTACTGATGTCAGAGATTGAATCGGCCTATTTGGAACGTGATCAGATGCAATCAACAAATTTGCGAGATGAATATTTGCAG CATTTTTTACGAAACGAACCTGTAGTTGGGATTGAATATGAGGCCCAGCTCCAAAAGACTCTTCTACCTC ATATATCAGCGTCAGAAGTATCTAAGTATTCAGCAAAGTTGACATCATTGTGCAGCTGCGTCATCAAGATAATAGAGCCACGTGCTTCTGCAACCGTTGAcggtttaaaaaatgttgtcATGAATATCAATCGTcttgagaaagaaagaagcattCCTCCTTTGGATGAAGAACATATCCCCGAGGAAATTGTCAGTACCATGCCAAATCCAGG GAACATTTTGCAGCAGCAAGAATATCCCAACATTGGAGCTACCGAAATATTTCTATCAAATGGCATGCGAGTTTGCTATAAGTGTACAGACTTTCTTGATGATCAG GTAATATTTACAGGGTTCTCTTATGGGGCCTTATCTGAACTCCCAGAGAGAGAGTATAGTTCTTGCTCGATGGGTTCAACCATTGCGGGAGAAATCGGAGTGTTTGGTTATCGACCTTCTGTACTAAAGGATATACTTGCTGGTAAGAGAGCTGAAGTTGGCACAAAGCTTGGAGCATACATGAGAACCTTTTCTGGTGATTGTTCGCCGTCGGATCTGGAAACTGCCCTGCAG CTTGTTTATCAATTATTCAAGACAAGTGTGACACCAAGAGAGGAGGATGTCAAAATTGTTATGCAAATGACAGAAGAATTTGTGCGTGCTCAGGAGAGGGATCCTTGTACTGCATTTGCGAACCGTGTGAAGGAGCTTAATTATGGAAAGTCCTATTTTTTTAGG CCAATTAGGTTAAGTGACCTTCAAAAAGTTGATCCACAAAAGGCCTGTGAATATTTCAACAACTGCTTCAGAGATCCATCCAACTTTACTGTTGTAGTTGTGGGGAATATTAATCCTTCTATAGCACTTCCTTTAATACAGCAGTATCTG GGTGGAATACCAAAGCCTCCTGAGCCTATTATGAACTTCAATCGTGATGACCTGAAAGGCTTGCCATTCACTTTTCCTACAAGAATAGTTCG AGAAGTGGTATATAGCCCGATGGTTGAAGCCCAGTGTTCAGTACAACTATGCTTTCCTGTGGAGCTCACAAATGGAACCATG GTTGAGGAAATTCATTTCGTAGGGTTTTTGAGCAAATTGCTTGAGACAAGAATGATGCAAGTTCTGCGTTTCAAGCATGGACAG ATCTATTCTGCTGAGGTTTCAGTATTTCTTGGAGGCAACAAACCTTCAAGAATTGGTCCTGTTCGTGGTGATATTAGCATAAAATTTTCTTGTGATCCGGGAATCTCATCGAAGCTG gttgATCTTGCTTTGAATGAAATACTACGTCTTCAAGAAGAAGGGCCTACAGATCAAGATGTTTCGTCAATCCTAGAGATTGAGCAGAGGGCTCATGAAAATGGACTGCAG GAGAATTATTACTGGCTGGACAGGATTCTATGCAGCTACCAGTCAAGGATATACTCTGGTGATGTTGGAACTACTTTTGAG ATCCAGGACGAGGGACGTTTGAATGTCAGAAATTCCTTGACACCATTGACAGCACAACTGGCACTACAGCGAATACTGCCATTTCCTTGCACAAAACAGTACACTGCAGTGATTCTATTACCAAGTTCATATCGCTTCAAGAAACTGAAATCATTCTTCCGACTTGGTCTATCATCTCCTGCCACAGACGCTAAG ATCTTAGTGGGCGTTGCGGGTCTAGCAGTTTTGACATTTAGCCTGTGGAGATATTGGAGAAGTAACCAAAAATGA
- the LOC111804996 gene encoding vacuolar protein sorting-associated protein 32 homolog 2-like, with amino-acid sequence MFNRLFGKPKQEANALATLEKLSETLEMLEKKENVLVKKASAEVEKAKEFTRVKNKRAAIQCLKRKRLYEQQVEQLGNFQLRIHDQMIMLEGAKATTETVDALRTGASAMKAMQKATNIDDVDKTMDEINEQTENMKQIQEALSTPIGAAADFDEDELEAELEELESAELEEQLLQPASTTPAAPVSVPSGRVPARPVPQKRNAEEDELAALQAEMAL; translated from the exons ATGTTTAACAGGCTTTTTGGTAAACCTAAACAAGAAGCCAATGCTTTGGCTACGTTAGAGAAGCTAAGCGAG ACGCTTGAAATGctggagaagaaagagaatgtTCTTGTAAAGAAGGCATCTGCAGAGGTTGAAAAAGCTAAAGAGTTCACAAGAGTGAAGAATAAACGAG CGGCCATACAATGTTTGAAGAGAAAGAGACTCTACGAACAGCAAGTAGAGCAGCTTGGAAATTTTCAATTGCGTATCCACGATCAG ATGATTATGTTAGAAGGCGCTAAAGCTACGACGGAAACTGTCGATGCTTTGAGAACAGGAGCATCGGCAATGAAGGCAATGCAGAAAGCAAC AAATATTGATGATGTGGACAAAACGATGGATGAGATTAATGAGCAGACGGAGAATATGAAACAGATACAGGAAGCGCTATCAACTCCAATTGGTGCCGCAGCTGACTTCGACGAG GATGAATTGGAGGCGGAACTTGAAGAGCTGGAAAGTGCGGAGTTGGAAGAGCAACTTCTCCAACCGGCGTCAACAACTCCTGCTGCGCCCGTTTCCGTCCCGTCAGGCCGAGTACCTGCACGCCCTGTTCCTCAGAAGAGAAATGCTGAAGAAGACGAACTCGCAGCTCTGCAAGCGGAGATGGCCCTCTAA
- the LOC111804976 gene encoding inositol oxygenase 4-like isoform X1, whose amino-acid sequence MNRWFIEPFRKFAAAGGRRCLVKDAHCDFTHGVSDEFKTPRAVPRTPNVSAFMAMLGLPPLRLNPLLPSSVENSEGFQFSGEESSPPLNEGEVSQFQTHHRKKEKSQRSVDSTFLHFPSLSRHFPSTFRSAILNAQRQYATSAEVQKPSQESESELDGEFGNEEYAPNDAVFLAPKINSFGHSFRDYDAESARQKTVEELYRLNHINQTYDFVKRMREEYGKLDKTEMSIWECCELLNEVVDESDPDLDEPQIQHLLQSAEAIRKDYPNEDWLHLTALIHDLGKVLLLPIFGGLPQWAVVGDTYPLGCAFDKSIVHHKYFKDNIDQDNPAYNTKYGIYSHGCGLDNVVISWGHDDYMYMVAKENGTTLPSAGLFIIRYHSFYPMHQEGAYRHLMNKEDLENLKWLSVFNNYDLYSKSKVLVDVEKVKPYYQSLIRKYFPSKLKW is encoded by the exons ATGAACAGGTGGTTCATTGAGCCTTTCAGGAAGTTTGCGGCGGCCGGCGGACGGCGGTGCTTGGTCAAGGACGCTCATTGCGACTTCACTCATGGCGTTTCCGATGAGTTTAAGACGCCCAGAGCCGTTCCGAGGACGCCCAATGTTTCTGCATTTATGGCCATGCTCGGCCTACCTCCCTTACGTCTCAACCCCCTCTTGCCTTCCTCAG TAGAGAATTCGGAGGGATTCCAATTCTCCGGCGAGGAGTCGTCTCCGCCATTAAATGAAGGCGAAGTTTCTCAGTTCCAAACTCACCatagaaagaaggaaaaatctcAGCGATCTGTGGATTCGACTTTCCTTCATTTTCCGTCGCTTTCTCGGCATTTTCCTTCGACTTTCCGATCGGCGATCCTCAACGCGCAGCGGCAATACG CAACTTCTGCTGAGGTCCAGAAGCCTTCTCAGGAATCGGAATCGGAATTGGACGGTGAATTTGGAAATGAAGAATATGCGCCAAACGACGCCGTTTTCCTCGCCCCCAAAATCAACTCCTTTGGCCATTCATTCAG GGATTATGACGCCGAAAGCGCAAGGCAAAAGACCGTCGAAGAACTCTACCGCTTGAACCACATCAACCAAACATATGATTTT GTAAAGAGAATGAGAGAAGAGTACGGGAAGTTGGACAAAACAGAAATGAGCATATGGGAATGCTGTGAGCTGCTGAATGAAGTGGTGGATGAGAGCGATCCAGATTTGGATGAGCCTCAGATTCAGCACTTACTCCAATCTGCTGAAGCCATTCGAAAAGACTATCCCAACGAAGATTGGCTCCACTTGACTGCCCTTATCCACG ATCTTGGAAAGGTTCTCCTTCTTCCTATCTTTGGAGGGCTTCCTCAATGGGCTGTTGTTg GTGATACATATCCTCTTGGCTGTGCCTTTGATAAGTCAATTGTTCATCACAAG TACTTCAAAGACAATATAGACCAGGATAATCCAGCTTACAACACAAAATATGGAATCTATTCTCATGGATGTGGACTCGACAATGTAGTGATCTCTTGGGGGCACGACGATTATATGTACATG GTTGCTAAAGAAAATGGAACAACTCTACCTTCAGCCGGATTATTTATCATTAGATATCACTCATTTTATC cAATGCATCAGGAAGGAGCATATCGACACTTGATGAACAAGGAGGATCTTGAGAATTTGAAGTGGCTTTCAGTTttcaa CAATTACGACCTTTACAGCAAGAGCAAAGTTCTTGTTGACGTGGAAAAGGTCAAACCCTACTACCAATCCCTCATTCGAAAG TACTTCCCCTCCAAGCTTAAATGGTGA